A window of the Romeriopsis navalis LEGE 11480 genome harbors these coding sequences:
- a CDS encoding DUF6887 family protein: protein MKPNFQGMSRQELRSYLLKHRSDLQAISAYVQKISAEPDWVTCPALTSPTDLDNYPDFLAKVRREPS from the coding sequence ATGAAGCCTAATTTTCAAGGGATGTCCCGCCAAGAGCTGCGATCGTACCTGCTTAAGCATCGTAGCGATTTGCAGGCGATTAGTGCCTACGTACAGAAGATCAGTGCGGAACCCGACTGGGTCACTTGTCCAGCCTTGACCTCACCCACTGATTTGGACAACTATCCTGACTTCTTGGCCAAAGTCCGCCGCGAACCCTCGTAG